One window from the genome of Thermus sediminis encodes:
- a CDS encoding metal-sensitive transcriptional regulator: MTRTTELGKDTVENILKRLRRIEGQVRGLQKMVAEGRPCDEVLTQMTATKKAMEAAATLILHEFLNICAAEVSEGKVDPKKPEEIANMLKKFI; this comes from the coding sequence ATGACCAGGACGACCGAGCTGGGAAAAGACACCGTGGAGAACATCCTAAAGCGGCTTCGGCGCATTGAAGGCCAGGTGCGGGGCCTGCAGAAGATGGTGGCCGAGGGCCGCCCCTGCGACGAGGTCCTCACCCAGATGACCGCCACCAAAAAGGCCATGGAGGCGGCGGCCACCCTGATCCTGCACGAGTTCCTGAACATATGCGCCGCCGAGGTCTCCGAAGGCAAGGTGGACCCCAAGAAGCCTGAGGAGATCGCCAACATGCTGAAGAAGTTCATCTAG
- a CDS encoding NifB/NifX family molybdenum-iron cluster-binding protein, which translates to MRLAIALAKDDPEKVYPGPFGHAPRFAIYEVGEEGTRFLEVRENPYAAMKGGNKHELMRELLKDVDLRVGARFGHGGSMGALPMADRLEAGPVSVAEALERLRARRNTA; encoded by the coding sequence ATGCGCCTGGCCATCGCCCTCGCCAAGGACGATCCGGAGAAGGTCTACCCCGGCCCCTTTGGCCACGCCCCCCGCTTCGCCATCTACGAGGTGGGGGAGGAGGGGACTCGCTTCCTGGAGGTGCGGGAGAACCCCTACGCCGCCATGAAGGGGGGGAACAAGCACGAGCTCATGCGGGAGCTCCTAAAGGACGTGGACCTGAGGGTAGGGGCCCGGTTTGGCCACGGGGGGTCCATGGGGGCCTTGCCCATGGCGGACCGCCTCGAGGCGGGCCCCGTGAGCGTGGCCGAGGCCCTGGAGAGGCTCAGGGCACGCCGAAATACCGCCTGA
- the moaC gene encoding cyclic pyranopterin monophosphate synthase MoaC encodes MDLTHFKDGKPHMVDVTEKPTTFRTATAEAFVELTEEALKALEEGGVGKGDPLSVAQLAGIMAAKKTAELIPLCHPLPLTGVEVKVELLREEGQVRIEATVRTKAETGVEMEALTACAIAALTVYDMLKAASKGLSIREVRLLHKAGGKSGEWRRA; translated from the coding sequence ATGGACCTCACCCACTTCAAGGACGGCAAGCCCCACATGGTGGACGTGACGGAAAAGCCCACCACCTTCCGCACCGCCACCGCCGAGGCCTTCGTGGAGCTCACCGAGGAGGCCCTGAAGGCCCTGGAGGAGGGAGGGGTGGGCAAGGGGGACCCCCTTAGCGTGGCCCAGCTGGCGGGCATCATGGCCGCCAAGAAGACCGCCGAGCTCATCCCCCTCTGCCACCCCCTGCCCCTCACGGGGGTGGAGGTCAAGGTGGAGCTCCTGCGGGAGGAAGGGCAGGTGCGCATCGAGGCCACGGTCCGCACCAAGGCGGAAACCGGGGTGGAGATGGAGGCCCTCACCGCCTGCGCCATAGCCGCCCTCACCGTCTACGACATGCTCAAGGCCGCCTCCAAGGGCCTTTCCATCCGGGAGGTGCGCCTCCTCCACAAGGCGGGGGGCAAGAGCGGGGAGTGGCGGCGGGCCTGA
- a CDS encoding phosphodiester glycosidase family protein gives MRFLALLLFLSTALGQTLLPAATFGLRFREEAGALVYEGEGVRLVYVPGVGWVEPLADLPPPEGERLPLEALKALGYFQVPEAGVRFGGQGGAFRVVLDLPTSHLGAPEEGVGKGVLQVRLPYLAPGLLKAPWPRGLSAEVRLLPGGTHLSLKAPGSLLRHRLFALANPPRLVLDLHLLLPEVEEALAPGVRYREVYAFAPEPLRLYLVEAERGRLLPVGTPLRRALPRDLAPDALAVLNGGYFDPRTGAPIGLWVQDGVTVSYPFARVAVMWDAFQFFLGFPRFEAVVAGPRGERVRVGTNASRARHTAHTVPGPVGWEGEEVALVVGNRVQALGPAPLELPPGAWALTFPRGLPPFPLGVGDRLSLYGRLDPPFRYALEGGPLLVREGQYAFDPERENFRDPRPLQAVAPQAAVAWTREGRLWLLVSEPTTPGVLARGLLALGAWNALRMDGGGSAQLWVKGRLRNPYQGNPRPVVSALALYAP, from the coding sequence ATGAGGTTTCTTGCCCTCCTCCTCTTCCTCTCCACCGCCTTGGGCCAGACCCTCCTTCCTGCAGCCACCTTCGGCCTTCGCTTCCGGGAGGAGGCTGGGGCCTTGGTGTACGAGGGGGAAGGGGTGCGCCTGGTCTACGTGCCCGGGGTGGGCTGGGTGGAGCCTTTGGCGGACCTCCCGCCCCCGGAAGGGGAAAGGCTTCCCCTCGAGGCCCTGAAGGCCCTGGGCTACTTCCAGGTCCCCGAGGCGGGGGTGCGCTTCGGCGGCCAGGGGGGAGCCTTCCGGGTGGTCCTGGACCTCCCCACCTCCCACCTGGGGGCTCCGGAGGAGGGGGTGGGGAAAGGGGTTTTGCAGGTGCGCCTCCCCTACCTGGCCCCGGGCCTCCTCAAGGCCCCCTGGCCCAGGGGCCTTTCCGCCGAGGTGCGCCTCCTCCCCGGGGGGACCCACCTTAGCCTAAAGGCTCCCGGGAGCCTCCTGAGGCACCGCCTCTTCGCCCTGGCGAACCCCCCTAGGCTGGTCCTGGACCTCCACCTCCTCCTGCCCGAGGTGGAGGAGGCCCTAGCCCCCGGGGTGCGCTACCGGGAGGTCTACGCCTTCGCCCCCGAACCCTTGCGGCTTTACCTGGTGGAGGCGGAAAGGGGCCGCCTCCTCCCCGTGGGGACCCCCTTAAGGCGGGCCTTGCCCCGGGACCTGGCCCCGGACGCCCTGGCCGTCCTCAACGGCGGGTACTTTGACCCCAGGACGGGGGCGCCCATCGGGCTTTGGGTACAGGACGGGGTCACGGTCTCTTACCCCTTCGCCCGGGTGGCCGTGATGTGGGACGCCTTCCAGTTCTTCCTGGGGTTTCCCCGGTTTGAGGCGGTGGTGGCGGGGCCCAGGGGGGAGCGGGTGCGGGTGGGGACAAACGCCTCCCGGGCCCGCCACACGGCCCACACCGTGCCCGGGCCCGTGGGCTGGGAGGGGGAGGAGGTGGCCCTGGTGGTGGGGAACCGGGTCCAGGCCCTCGGGCCCGCCCCCTTGGAGCTTCCCCCCGGGGCCTGGGCCCTCACCTTCCCCCGGGGGCTTCCCCCCTTTCCCCTGGGGGTAGGGGACCGCCTCTCCCTCTATGGAAGGCTGGACCCTCCCTTCCGCTACGCCCTCGAGGGGGGGCCCCTCCTGGTGAGGGAGGGGCAGTACGCCTTTGACCCTGAACGGGAGAACTTTCGGGACCCGAGGCCCCTCCAGGCGGTGGCCCCCCAGGCGGCCGTGGCCTGGACGAGGGAAGGAAGGCTATGGCTCCTCGTCTCTGAGCCCACCACCCCAGGGGTCCTGGCCCGGGGCCTCCTCGCCCTGGGGGCCTGGAACGCCCTCCGCATGGACGGGGGCGGCTCGGCCCAGCTCTGGGTGAAGGGGAGGTTAAGAAACCCCTACCAGGGCAACCCTAGGCCGGTGGTGAGCGCCCTGGCCCTCTATGCTCCATAA
- a CDS encoding NAD(P)/FAD-dependent oxidoreductase — protein sequence MPANPEVLVVGAGILGLSAAYFLAEKGLRVAILEREAPLACTSDKSTECCRVFWPGDEALAALVARSLELIGMFAPLVHPNCRGYLYVGEEESLFLMAQEAAHAGPLRVHRGASTYPKEAAWGLDLVRPEALGEVFPYLGHLRGRAALHVRPAGWFSAQGLGMGLLEGLRQKGGRLVRGEFLGLEREGGRPRSARVRLGEGEALWPFALLVLAPGPGLPGLLGALGLELPVVAQPHFKAWFPDPLGLFPREAPLLIWNEPQELFTPEERALLQEEAGLIPLLGPLPPGAHGRPEGEGFLALYNPFPAEEVPQGCLPTPPPWAGEVALRGLFPLLPRLLGYLGVRPRVDGGYYARTPENRPLLGPLEEGVFLAGAFSGYGVMAALGAGEVLARWALGEDLPSWAQTLAPSRFQNPGYRPSWAAAKAQL from the coding sequence ATGCCGGCCAACCCCGAGGTCTTGGTGGTGGGGGCGGGGATCCTGGGGCTTTCCGCCGCCTATTTTCTAGCGGAGAAGGGGCTTCGGGTGGCGATCCTGGAGCGGGAGGCCCCTTTGGCCTGCACCAGCGACAAGTCCACGGAGTGCTGCCGGGTCTTCTGGCCGGGGGACGAGGCCCTGGCCGCCTTGGTGGCCCGGAGCTTGGAGCTTATCGGGATGTTTGCCCCTTTGGTCCATCCCAACTGCCGGGGCTACCTCTACGTGGGGGAGGAGGAGTCCCTTTTCCTCATGGCCCAGGAGGCAGCCCACGCCGGGCCCCTGCGGGTGCACCGGGGGGCGAGCACCTACCCCAAGGAGGCGGCCTGGGGTCTGGACCTGGTGCGGCCCGAGGCCTTAGGGGAGGTCTTTCCCTACCTGGGGCACCTCCGGGGGAGGGCCGCTCTGCACGTGCGCCCCGCGGGGTGGTTCTCCGCCCAAGGGCTAGGCATGGGCCTCCTCGAGGGCCTCCGCCAAAAGGGGGGAAGGCTGGTCCGGGGGGAGTTTCTGGGGCTGGAGCGGGAGGGGGGGCGGCCCCGCTCCGCCCGGGTCCGCCTGGGAGAAGGGGAGGCGCTTTGGCCCTTCGCCCTTCTGGTCCTGGCCCCTGGTCCCGGGCTTCCTGGGCTCCTTGGGGCCCTGGGCCTGGAGCTTCCCGTGGTGGCCCAGCCCCACTTCAAGGCCTGGTTCCCCGACCCCCTGGGCCTCTTTCCCCGGGAGGCCCCCCTGCTCATCTGGAACGAACCCCAGGAGCTCTTCACCCCTGAGGAAAGGGCCCTTTTGCAGGAGGAGGCCGGGCTTATCCCCCTTCTCGGGCCCCTGCCTCCGGGGGCCCATGGGCGGCCGGAAGGGGAGGGTTTTTTGGCCCTCTACAACCCCTTCCCGGCAGAGGAGGTTCCCCAGGGATGCCTTCCCACGCCCCCACCCTGGGCGGGGGAGGTGGCCTTGAGGGGGCTTTTCCCCCTCCTGCCCCGCCTTTTGGGCTACCTGGGGGTGCGGCCCCGGGTGGACGGGGGGTACTACGCCCGTACCCCGGAGAACCGCCCCCTCCTGGGGCCCCTGGAGGAGGGGGTCTTTCTGGCGGGGGCCTTCTCCGGCTACGGGGTCATGGCCGCCCTAGGGGCGGGGGAGGTCCTGGCCCGGTGGGCCCTAGGGGAAGACCTGCCCTCCTGGGCCCAGACCCTGGCTCCCAGCCGCTTCCAAAACCCCGGCTACCGGCCCAGCTGGGCCGCCGCCAAGGCCCAGCTCTAG
- a CDS encoding NUDIX hydrolase, which translates to MALPLLGEHLLFTLRSPRLPTHAGQVSFPGGVVEPGEGVVEAALREAWEEVGLGGVEPLGFLSPTLSPQGFLIQPVVVYRPDLSPLRPNPEEVAEVLLAPLEELLRVVPWREVRLGRQVWHFPWRGVDIWGVTGNILREFLEVWRAAHRDSASGPL; encoded by the coding sequence GTGGCCCTGCCCCTCCTGGGGGAACACCTCCTCTTCACCCTAAGGAGCCCCCGCCTCCCCACCCATGCGGGGCAGGTGAGCTTCCCGGGCGGGGTGGTGGAGCCGGGGGAGGGCGTGGTGGAGGCCGCCCTGAGGGAGGCCTGGGAGGAGGTGGGGCTAGGGGGGGTGGAACCTTTGGGCTTCCTCTCCCCCACCCTCTCCCCCCAGGGCTTCCTGATCCAGCCCGTGGTGGTCTACCGCCCTGACCTTTCCCCCCTAAGGCCCAACCCCGAGGAGGTGGCCGAGGTCCTCCTCGCCCCCCTAGAGGAGCTCCTGCGGGTGGTGCCTTGGCGCGAGGTCCGCCTGGGGAGGCAGGTTTGGCACTTCCCCTGGCGGGGGGTGGACATCTGGGGGGTCACGGGGAATATCCTAAGGGAGTTCCTGGAGGTGTGGCGTGCGGCGCATCGGGATTCTGCTAGCGGACCTCTTTGA
- a CDS encoding type 1 glutamine amidotransferase domain-containing protein → MRRIGILLADLFDEREFIYPYYRVLEAGLTPVVIGPEAKEYRAKSGFAWRAEATPEEAGELFGLLIPGGFAPDYLRRSPEVLALVKGVGERGRPLGAICHGPWVLISAGLVRGRKVTGFPSIRDDLLNAGGLYQEAGVVVDGPLVTAQGPKDLPAFMGAFLRLLS, encoded by the coding sequence GTGCGGCGCATCGGGATTCTGCTAGCGGACCTCTTTGACGAGCGGGAGTTCATCTACCCCTACTACCGGGTCCTGGAGGCGGGCCTTACCCCCGTGGTCATCGGCCCCGAGGCCAAGGAGTACCGGGCCAAGTCGGGCTTCGCCTGGAGGGCGGAGGCCACCCCTGAGGAGGCGGGGGAGCTCTTTGGCCTCCTCATCCCCGGGGGGTTCGCCCCCGACTACCTGAGGCGGAGCCCCGAGGTCCTGGCCCTGGTGAAGGGGGTGGGGGAGAGGGGAAGGCCCCTCGGGGCCATCTGCCACGGCCCCTGGGTCCTCATTAGCGCCGGGCTCGTGCGGGGCCGGAAGGTGACGGGCTTCCCCTCCATCCGGGACGACCTCCTGAACGCCGGAGGGCTTTACCAGGAGGCGGGGGTGGTGGTGGACGGGCCCCTGGTCACCGCCCAAGGCCCCAAGGACCTCCCCGCCTTCATGGGGGCCTTCCTCAGGCTTCTTTCCTGA
- a CDS encoding 2-oxoacid:ferredoxin oxidoreductase subunit beta, producing MVELRLADYKAEKQPDWCPGCGDFGILSALQMALFELRKDPSQTVVFSGIGCSAKTPHYLNVYGVHTLHGRVLPIAQGAKLANPHLTVVAVGGDGDGLGIGAGHFVAAGRRNVDMLYILYDNEVYGLTKGQAGPTLGLGEKTKSLPKPNPQGRLNPLLLAFAAGYTWIGRGYAYDVKGLKELIKEGIAHQGLAFLHVLQPCPTYNDLHTKEWFAPRLYRLQEEGYDPQVPQGLPPEALDRKMALFQEKALEWGERIPVGVFWKAEASTFEERLGAYLPRYPEAYPAQGQREALDLEGLLKEFAL from the coding sequence ATGGTGGAGCTCAGGCTTGCAGACTACAAGGCGGAAAAGCAGCCCGACTGGTGCCCAGGATGCGGGGACTTCGGCATCCTCTCCGCCCTGCAGATGGCCCTCTTTGAGCTGAGGAAGGACCCCTCGCAGACGGTGGTCTTCTCGGGCATTGGCTGCTCGGCCAAGACCCCCCACTACCTGAACGTCTACGGGGTCCACACCCTGCACGGCCGGGTCCTGCCCATCGCCCAGGGGGCCAAGCTGGCCAACCCCCACCTCACCGTGGTGGCCGTGGGCGGGGACGGGGATGGGCTTGGCATCGGGGCCGGGCACTTCGTGGCCGCGGGCCGGAGGAACGTGGACATGCTCTACATCCTCTACGACAACGAGGTCTACGGCCTCACCAAGGGGCAGGCGGGGCCCACCCTGGGCCTGGGGGAGAAGACCAAGAGCCTGCCCAAGCCCAACCCCCAAGGCCGCCTCAACCCCCTCCTCCTGGCCTTCGCCGCCGGGTACACCTGGATCGGCCGGGGCTACGCCTACGACGTGAAGGGGCTGAAGGAGCTCATCAAGGAGGGGATCGCCCACCAGGGCCTGGCCTTCCTCCACGTCCTCCAGCCCTGCCCCACCTACAACGACCTCCACACCAAGGAGTGGTTCGCCCCCAGGCTCTACCGGCTCCAGGAGGAGGGGTACGACCCCCAGGTGCCCCAGGGCCTTCCCCCGGAGGCGCTGGACCGGAAGATGGCCCTCTTCCAGGAGAAGGCCCTGGAGTGGGGGGAGCGCATCCCCGTGGGGGTCTTCTGGAAGGCGGAGGCGTCCACCTTTGAGGAGCGCCTGGGGGCTTACCTCCCCCGCTACCCCGAGGCCTACCCCGCCCAGGGGCAAAGAGAGGCCTTGGACCTCGAAGGCCTCCTCAAGGAGTTCGCCCTCTAG
- a CDS encoding 2-oxoacid:acceptor oxidoreductase subunit alpha, which produces MDDFTWRVGGPQGGGIETAATLFARAIGKGGWWVATKREYHSNIMGRHSYLDVRLGRKPVQAFREKVDFLVALDGETLARHLGEVREGGVLLYDPKVLELTLRKLPMLDHRVVEGLSERFGKRDPSLKDILGAYVEAGVQPLPYPYEEVADRIGAELGVPSLQARRTLNTIAVAASLHFLGYPLEPLLEALALQFRGKVLELNQKVAEAVYREEVPTLPFRLHLNGYEPGRVYLTGAQAAALGKLAGGLRFQTYYPISPATDESVYLEAHTAFPGADVAVVQTEDEIAAVTMAIGAALTGAKAATATSGPGFSLMAEGMGFAGMIEAPLVVTLYQRGGPSTGLPTRTEQGDLLFAIRGGHGEYPRLVLASGDIQDAFLDAQKALAWAWRYQTVVVHLLDKFLASSAQSLPKEVLRVLNLDGERRVVPQEEFGPYERYAPSEDGISPFVPLGTPGGFYWMTSDEHELEGHITEDAALREYQMEKRMRKLETAREEIPLEDQYTLLRDGEVLVLGFGTVKGTMLEALDHLEGVGYLHLRLLWPFPKIAHLLEGKRLVTVEHNFSGQLADLVQQETLKKVHHRVVKYNGRPITLDEAVEALKAIAGGEAPAKLVLRKGV; this is translated from the coding sequence ATGGATGACTTCACCTGGCGCGTGGGCGGCCCCCAGGGGGGTGGAATAGAGACCGCGGCCACCCTCTTCGCCCGGGCCATAGGCAAAGGGGGATGGTGGGTGGCCACCAAGCGGGAGTACCACTCCAACATCATGGGGCGGCACTCCTACCTGGATGTGCGGCTAGGGCGAAAACCAGTCCAGGCTTTCCGGGAAAAGGTGGACTTCCTGGTGGCCCTGGACGGGGAGACCCTGGCCCGCCACTTGGGGGAGGTGCGGGAGGGGGGGGTCCTCCTCTACGACCCCAAGGTCTTGGAGCTCACCCTCCGCAAGCTCCCCATGCTGGACCACCGGGTGGTGGAGGGCCTCTCGGAGCGCTTTGGCAAACGGGACCCGAGCCTCAAGGACATCCTGGGGGCTTACGTGGAGGCCGGGGTCCAGCCCCTGCCATACCCCTACGAAGAGGTGGCGGACCGGATCGGGGCCGAGCTCGGGGTGCCCTCCCTGCAGGCCCGGCGCACCCTGAACACCATCGCCGTGGCCGCAAGCCTCCACTTCCTGGGCTATCCCCTGGAGCCCCTCCTCGAGGCCTTGGCCCTGCAGTTTAGGGGCAAGGTCCTGGAGTTGAACCAGAAGGTGGCCGAGGCCGTCTACCGGGAAGAGGTCCCCACGCTCCCCTTCCGCCTGCACCTGAACGGCTACGAGCCGGGCCGGGTCTACCTCACCGGGGCCCAGGCCGCCGCCCTGGGGAAGCTCGCCGGAGGCCTCCGCTTCCAGACCTACTACCCCATCAGCCCCGCCACGGACGAGTCCGTCTACCTGGAGGCCCACACCGCCTTCCCGGGGGCCGACGTGGCCGTGGTCCAGACCGAGGACGAGATCGCCGCGGTGACCATGGCCATCGGGGCAGCCCTCACCGGGGCCAAGGCGGCCACCGCCACCAGCGGCCCCGGCTTCAGCCTCATGGCGGAGGGGATGGGCTTCGCCGGCATGATCGAGGCTCCCCTGGTGGTGACCCTCTACCAGCGGGGGGGCCCCTCCACGGGGCTTCCCACCCGCACGGAGCAGGGGGACCTCCTCTTCGCCATCCGGGGGGGGCACGGGGAGTACCCCAGGCTCGTCCTGGCCTCCGGGGACATCCAGGACGCCTTTCTGGACGCCCAGAAGGCCCTGGCCTGGGCCTGGCGCTACCAGACGGTGGTGGTCCACCTCCTGGACAAGTTCCTCGCCTCCAGCGCCCAAAGCCTCCCCAAGGAGGTCCTGCGGGTCCTCAACCTGGACGGGGAAAGGCGCGTCGTCCCCCAGGAGGAGTTCGGCCCCTACGAGCGCTACGCCCCAAGCGAGGACGGGATCTCCCCCTTCGTCCCCCTCGGCACCCCGGGGGGCTTCTACTGGATGACCTCGGACGAGCACGAGCTCGAGGGCCACATCACCGAGGACGCCGCCCTCCGGGAGTACCAGATGGAAAAGCGGATGCGGAAGCTGGAGACCGCCCGGGAGGAGATCCCCCTGGAGGACCAGTACACCCTCCTTCGGGACGGGGAGGTCCTGGTCCTGGGCTTCGGCACGGTGAAGGGGACCATGCTGGAGGCCCTGGACCACCTGGAGGGGGTGGGGTACTTGCACCTCAGGCTCCTTTGGCCTTTCCCCAAAATCGCCCACCTCTTGGAAGGCAAGCGGCTGGTCACGGTGGAACACAACTTCTCCGGCCAGCTGGCGGACTTGGTGCAGCAGGAAACCCTAAAGAAGGTCCACCACCGGGTGGTGAAGTACAACGGCCGCCCCATCACCCTGGACGAGGCGGTGGAGGCCCTGAAGGCCATCGCTGGGGGAGAGGCCCCGGCAAAGCTGGTGCTCAGGAAGGGGGTTTAG
- the dnaX gene encoding DNA polymerase III subunit gamma/tau, producing the protein MSALYRRARPPTFGEVVGQEHVKEPLMRAIREGRLFHAYLFSGPRGVGKTTTARLLAMAVGCEGEERPCGVCPHCQAVQKGTHPDVVEIDAASNNSVEDVRELRERILLAPLSAPKKVFILDEAHMLSKSAFNALLKTLEEPPPHVLFVFATTEPERMPPTILSRVQHYRFRRLKEEEIAFKLKRILEEAGREAEEEALLLLARLADGAMRDAESLLDRMLLLEDPLTRAKVEEALGLPPREALYRLAQALLQGQVPEALEEARRLYGLGFAPRSLVGGLMEILREGLYAAYGLGGWALPAPAETLLLALTRLDEALERLARRSDLLALEAALLSALAPRAQEMPLPDPRLLAPPSLPAPKGPLPKPQMKRAPGTFRKGGGPSWRP; encoded by the coding sequence GTGAGCGCCCTTTACCGCCGGGCCCGCCCCCCCACCTTCGGGGAGGTGGTGGGCCAGGAGCACGTGAAGGAGCCCCTCATGCGGGCCATACGGGAGGGGAGGCTTTTCCACGCCTACCTCTTCTCCGGCCCCCGGGGGGTGGGCAAGACCACCACCGCCCGCCTCCTGGCCATGGCCGTGGGGTGCGAGGGGGAGGAGCGCCCCTGCGGGGTCTGCCCCCACTGCCAGGCGGTGCAGAAGGGAACCCACCCCGACGTGGTGGAGATCGACGCAGCCAGCAACAACTCCGTGGAGGACGTGCGGGAGCTGAGGGAAAGGATCCTTCTGGCCCCTCTCTCCGCCCCCAAGAAGGTCTTCATCCTGGACGAGGCCCACATGCTCTCCAAAAGCGCCTTCAACGCCCTCCTCAAGACCCTGGAGGAGCCCCCGCCCCACGTCCTCTTCGTCTTCGCCACCACCGAGCCGGAGAGGATGCCCCCCACCATCCTCTCCCGGGTCCAGCACTACCGCTTCCGGCGCCTCAAGGAGGAGGAGATCGCCTTCAAGCTCAAGCGCATCCTGGAGGAGGCCGGACGTGAGGCCGAAGAGGAGGCCCTCCTCCTCCTGGCCCGCCTGGCGGACGGGGCCATGCGGGACGCGGAAAGCCTCCTGGACCGCATGCTCCTCCTGGAAGATCCCCTCACGCGAGCCAAGGTGGAGGAGGCCCTGGGCCTCCCCCCCAGGGAGGCCCTCTACCGGTTGGCCCAGGCCCTCCTTCAGGGGCAGGTCCCCGAAGCCCTGGAAGAGGCCAGGCGGCTCTATGGCCTGGGCTTCGCCCCGAGGAGCCTGGTGGGGGGGCTCATGGAGATCCTAAGGGAGGGGCTTTACGCCGCCTACGGACTCGGGGGGTGGGCCCTGCCCGCCCCTGCGGAAACCCTGCTTCTGGCCCTCACCCGGCTGGACGAGGCCCTGGAACGCCTGGCCAGGCGCTCGGATCTCCTGGCCCTCGAGGCCGCCCTCCTCTCCGCCCTCGCCCCCAGGGCCCAGGAGATGCCCCTCCCCGACCCCCGCCTCCTGGCCCCGCCTTCCCTCCCGGCCCCCAAGGGCCCCCTGCCCAAGCCCCAGATGAAGCGGGCCCCGGGGACCTTTCGGAAAGGTGGCGGGCCTTCCTGGAGGCCCTGA
- a CDS encoding phosphohydrolase, whose translation MRRLRGRTLRLARALFAKEAPDDAFALGFLQGEERALYLAMDPRDRAHGVRVAKRLLALYPEAPGFAVRAALLHDVGKALRPYRPWERVLVGLVSFSVPPYPLRRGVLGALQVRRHHPLYGAERIRDPLVRALVLEHHAPQSLWGRRLHQADREE comes from the coding sequence ATGCGTAGGCTTCGGGGGCGCACCCTCCGCCTGGCCCGCGCCCTCTTCGCCAAAGAAGCCCCGGACGACGCCTTCGCCCTAGGGTTCTTGCAGGGGGAGGAGAGGGCGCTCTACCTGGCCATGGACCCCCGGGACCGGGCCCATGGGGTGCGGGTGGCCAAGAGGCTCCTCGCCCTCTACCCCGAGGCCCCTGGTTTTGCCGTGCGGGCCGCCCTCCTCCACGACGTGGGCAAGGCCTTGAGGCCCTACCGCCCCTGGGAGAGGGTTCTGGTGGGCCTGGTCTCCTTTTCCGTCCCCCCCTACCCCCTGCGGCGGGGGGTTTTGGGGGCCCTGCAGGTGCGCCGCCACCACCCCCTATACGGGGCAGAGCGCATAAGGGATCCCCTGGTTCGGGCCCTAGTCCTGGAGCACCACGCCCCGCAAAGCCTCTGGGGAAGGAGGCTGCACCAAGCGGACCGGGAAGAGTGA
- the argB gene encoding acetylglutamate kinase, which produces MSEPLLVKVGGSLRAPGALLEELARYPGPLVLVHGGGPEIGAWLARLGLESRFQDGLRVTPPEGMEVVEMVLTAIGKRLSGGLSRRGRKALALSGQDALLLKGRALPGLGRVGEVVGVEKGLLLDLLEKGYTPVLSPVALDEEGALNVNADTAAGAVAGALGWPALFLTDVEGVYRDPKDPETRFPRLTPEEAARLRAEGVVQGGMVPKVEAALFALRQGAPWAAIAKGRRGILKEVLAGKAGTLFRKEA; this is translated from the coding sequence TTGAGTGAGCCCCTTTTGGTCAAGGTGGGGGGAAGCCTGAGGGCCCCGGGGGCCCTCCTGGAGGAGCTGGCCCGTTACCCGGGCCCCCTGGTCCTGGTGCACGGCGGGGGGCCGGAGATCGGGGCGTGGCTCGCCCGCCTGGGCCTGGAAAGCCGCTTCCAGGATGGGCTCAGGGTCACGCCCCCGGAGGGGATGGAGGTGGTGGAGATGGTCCTCACCGCCATCGGCAAGCGCCTTTCTGGGGGGCTTTCCCGAAGAGGGCGAAAGGCCCTCGCCCTCTCGGGCCAGGACGCCCTCCTCCTCAAGGGGAGGGCCCTTCCCGGGCTGGGCCGGGTGGGGGAGGTGGTGGGGGTGGAGAAGGGGCTCCTTCTGGACCTCCTGGAGAAGGGGTACACCCCGGTCCTAAGCCCCGTCGCCCTGGACGAGGAGGGGGCCTTGAACGTGAACGCCGACACCGCCGCCGGGGCGGTGGCCGGGGCCCTGGGTTGGCCTGCCCTCTTCCTCACCGACGTGGAGGGGGTCTACCGGGACCCCAAGGACCCCGAGACCCGCTTCCCCCGCCTCACCCCGGAGGAGGCCGCCCGCCTCAGGGCGGAGGGGGTGGTCCAGGGGGGGATGGTCCCCAAGGTGGAGGCCGCCCTCTTCGCCCTCCGCCAGGGGGCCCCTTGGGCGGCCATCGCCAAGGGGCGGCGGGGAATCCTTAAGGAGGTCCTCGCTGGGAAGGCCGGGACGCTCTTCAGGAAAGAAGCCTGA